The proteins below come from a single Desulfomicrobium escambiense DSM 10707 genomic window:
- the yqeC gene encoding selenium cofactor biosynthesis protein YqeC → MAAPETMTEALALPERGLLAIVGAGGKTTAMYRLAAELTERGLRVACTTTTRIFPPEPRQARLILAENNEALLDECRDAAALGRPVCVAWAMENGKLMGLMPDFIHKLSDAEIFDWILVEADGARCLPLKAPAAHEPVVPGRSTHVLAVVGLTGVGAPLDERHVCRSACFAKLSGLACGAPVTPASVARVCAHPEGLFKGAPQGAAKLLWLNQADAPQALEHGRAILDLLHDAGALPRRAGIGSAGRTPCVLEVRT, encoded by the coding sequence GTGGCCGCGCCCGAAACCATGACCGAGGCCCTGGCCCTGCCCGAGCGGGGCCTGCTGGCCATCGTCGGCGCGGGAGGCAAGACCACGGCCATGTACCGCCTGGCCGCGGAACTGACCGAACGCGGACTGCGGGTAGCCTGCACGACCACGACGAGGATATTCCCCCCTGAGCCGCGGCAGGCCCGTCTCATCCTGGCCGAGAACAACGAGGCGCTCCTCGACGAATGCCGGGACGCAGCGGCCCTGGGTCGTCCGGTCTGCGTCGCCTGGGCAATGGAGAACGGCAAGCTCATGGGGCTCATGCCGGATTTCATCCACAAACTGTCGGACGCGGAAATCTTCGACTGGATCCTGGTCGAGGCCGACGGAGCGCGCTGCCTGCCCCTCAAGGCGCCGGCCGCGCACGAGCCTGTCGTCCCCGGCCGCAGCACCCATGTCCTGGCCGTGGTGGGACTGACGGGCGTCGGCGCGCCCCTGGACGAACGTCACGTCTGCCGGAGCGCGTGTTTCGCGAAACTGAGCGGCCTTGCTTGCGGAGCCCCGGTCACCCCGGCTTCCGTCGCCCGTGTCTGCGCCCACCCCGAAGGGTTGTTCAAGGGCGCTCCCCAAGGTGCCGCGAAATTGCTCTGGCTGAACCAGGCCGACGCCCCGCAGGCCCTCGAACACGGACGCGCGATACTGGACCTGCTGCATGATGCCGGCGCCCTGCCCCGTCGGGCCGGCATCGGCTCGGCCGGACGCACGCCGTGCGTCCTGGAGGTCCGAACATGA
- the yqeB gene encoding selenium-dependent molybdenum cofactor biosynthesis protein YqeB yields the protein MNLNERVIAIKSGGEMASAIVWRLHHARMRRIVILETKHPLAVRRTVSFCEAVHDGSCMVEDVRGVRIDGPEQIEAAWAAGDVPILVDPEWRSLDAIRPDVLVDAIIAKRNLGTSVRDAPLVIGLGPGFEAGQDAHLVVETNRGHDLGRIITEGMAAPNTGIPGTIGGFSKERVLRAPVPGKLVWDCSLGDLVNKGQILGRVDGSPVTAVISGLLRGQIRPNGHVPQGLKLGDIDPRGDMAYLHTISDKGRAIGGAVLECIMRAYN from the coding sequence ATGAACCTGAACGAACGGGTCATCGCCATCAAGAGCGGCGGTGAAATGGCCTCGGCAATCGTCTGGCGGCTGCATCACGCGCGGATGCGCCGCATCGTCATCCTGGAGACGAAGCACCCCCTGGCCGTGCGGAGAACGGTCAGCTTCTGCGAGGCCGTGCATGACGGGTCCTGCATGGTCGAAGACGTGCGCGGCGTGCGCATCGACGGGCCGGAACAGATCGAGGCGGCCTGGGCCGCAGGCGACGTCCCCATACTGGTGGACCCCGAATGGCGGAGCCTGGATGCCATCCGGCCCGACGTGCTCGTGGACGCCATCATCGCCAAGCGCAACCTGGGCACGAGCGTGCGCGACGCGCCGCTGGTCATCGGCCTGGGGCCGGGCTTCGAGGCCGGGCAGGACGCGCACCTCGTCGTCGAGACCAACCGCGGGCACGACCTGGGGCGCATCATCACCGAAGGGATGGCGGCCCCCAACACGGGCATTCCCGGCACCATCGGCGGATTCTCGAAAGAGCGCGTCCTGCGTGCGCCCGTGCCGGGCAAGCTGGTCTGGGACTGCTCTCTCGGCGACCTGGTGAACAAGGGGCAGATTCTGGGACGGGTCGACGGCTCGCCCGTCACGGCCGTGATCTCCGGGCTCCTGCGCGGACAGATCCGCCCCAACGGCCATGTGCCCCAGGGCCTCAAGCTCGGGGACATCGACCCGCGCGGGGACATGGCCTACCTGCACACCATCTCCGACAAGGGCCGCGCCATCGGCGGGGCGGTGCTTGAGTGCATCATGAGGGCGTACAATTGA